GTACTCTGGATCTAAATACCCGAAAGTGCCTTGTATATTGGTGAAAACATGGGTTTGATCATTAGGAATCAATCTTGATGCACCAAAATCTGCAACTTTAGCCGTGTAGTTTGCATCCAAAAGTATATTAGAAGATTTCACGTCACGGTGTAAAACTGATACTGATGCTGCGGAATGAAGGTAATACAAAGCACCCGCAGCTTCTGTAGCAATCCTCAAACAATCATCCCAAGACAATGATGATTCCCTATTACTTGTAGCACCATGAATAATTTGATTTAGTGAACCGTTTGGGACAAAATCATACACTAATAGAGGGACTTCGGTTTCAAGACAACATCCAAAGAGTTTTACAATATGACGATGATTTATCTGTGAGAGTATTGCAACTTCATTGATGAATTGAGTAATCTCTTCTTCCCTAATGATGTTAGGTTTTTTTATAGCCACCACACGTTGATCAGATAAAATGCCTTTGTAAACCATGCCGTGCCCTCCACTACCAAGAACACGTGTTGGGTCAAAGTTGTTTGTTGCCTGTTTCAGCTCTTCTAAGGAGAAAATTTTTGTGTTATCACTAGCTCTTTCATCAGATGATATAAGCTGCTGTAGTAGAAGGCCTTGGTTTttcctaaaatattttttccgtTGTTGCTTCAGAATGTCACTTCTTTGTTTACGGATAAGGAGTACCACAGATAAGCTAAGTACAAGAATTCCAAAACCAGCAGCCATACCGATAACAATACCTACATTTAGGGACCCTTATAAGATTTTTTGTAtttgctagtaaataattaatgATATGCTAAAGTATGCAGTGATAACTTAAATGAAACCTTGTTCTGATATGAGTCAATTAAGAGTTCAAATATTGAACTAATTAAATAACTTGTTgtaccagtttttttttcttttagagtAGATTCAGATTCTGTGCCAACTTCTGAATATATAAAACAATGTAGAATAGAGAAGAAAATTtgattaattttcattttaaaaaacAGTGTCTATGCATGCAGATACATTCAAGTACAAAAGAAAACATTTTGAGAAAGAATGTGAATTTCCTTTTCATAAATTGTAGGGATGTGAAATGGTTTCTACATGAACATTCAAGTACATAGAGGTTATGGCAAAACAATATACTCAGATGATAATATATGTGTACCAGTAAGCAATGGAATCTCTTTCCGACATGGTCCAATAGAAGCATTTCCTCGGGTACCCGCAGGGCAAAAACAATCATACCCGCCAGGTTTATTGATGCATTTCCCGTAGCAAAGGTACTTACTAGAATCCTCgcattcattaatatctacaatCCAATTTATAACTTATGtcaaaatatattatgttgcTTGTGAATAAAACAAAAGCATGATGATTTATGAAAATGCTAGCACACACTTCAATACCATTCCGAATTTGGTAGTTCTagagttttgtttttttggttggGAGGGGGATAACTATGCGGTGAAAACTCATTTAAACCCGATCAAAAAGTCATGTaaatctaattattttttttaaaacaatatcACATTTAGATACACCACCTCATCACATTTTGTGAGAGTTTACACGAGTTTCACCTAAGTCAATAGTTTCCACCACAAATTTACTCATTTTCGAGGTTTTAACCGCAAGATACTTATTTCATTTTGTTTACAAGTAGTTATAACTAACACACATTAATTAACACATTCACCAAAGTCCTTTAGCCCTTCAACCAAAGATATTGAATACATCCACCAAAATGATGGAATAAGCTAGCTGGTCAGATTTGTTTTCCTATGCCAGCACAACAAACCTAGACAATTAAACTAGTGTGAATTACGGAGATCATAACCTGATAATCAGCTTGCTGTCCGTTCCATGAACTCAAGATTTGGCTAAAAGCAGATTGGAACAAAATAGCAGATTACCTCTCATCTAAGATATTAGTGTTTTCTTAATTTAATAATACATATGTTTCATGATAATAATTGACAAGTCGTAGCTCATATGAAGTATAAACTCTAGTTTTGATGTTAGCAGTTAATACTTACCAACTTGCACCTCATATGGACTCCTTTTGTTTTACCTGAAACATAATAATTTGCTTCCGTCCTAAATGGATGCTAAATTAATTCACACCTTTTTTGTCTACTTGGAAATTCCTAAAAACTGGCAATCAATAGGTAGACAGATAATTCCTTTTACAATCCTTAAGTAGGATCATGATTTATGTTACCTATTTGagttatcctttttttttgagTAATAAATAGTTATcacaattttataaaattttgatatcATACCTACTTATACCGCTATACCCTACCCCCCCCCCTCAATGACATGTAAATACGCTCTAGACAAAGATGCAATATTTTGGTAAATACATGTACTTTAAAGCTAAAGTATGCTAGTTGCTAATAGATGATATGTAAATGCAATACTCTAGCCAGCAAAAGCCTCTAGTTGAGAAATTTACCTTGGCAACCAAACGAATCGTTCAGGTAAGGATTTCCTTCGAATCCATTTTGGCAGTTGCAGATGTAACCGGGTCCGTTTCGCGAGTTCAAACAGACGCTATTGCTGCTTATGCACATGTAGGAATCTGAATTTGTTTTAGCTTGCTCACATGTGGAATTACCAATAGCCCAGTCCACCACAAAAGGTGGCTGGCTACCAAGATTGTCATTGAACCTTGATAGGGAATTGTAAACCGTGGAGAAATTAAAGCTGGATGTCTCGACAAGTGCTGCGTAAGCACAACGAGTCCAGTTGTAGATGTCCGTTGTGTTGAAACGACCGTCGAACCAAACCTTGTAATACCGGATCCCCTTAGGGATGTTCGTTTGGCAACAACCTATCCCAGAGCACCCGGCACTGTTGATACTCACGAGATCATCGCCTATACCACAAGTGGCCGCACAACCGATAGTTAGGTTGCTACCTACATCATTTTGTTCACCTGGGCCAAGATAAGCGAGCATACGGCACCCAAAGACAATAAACTTGTTAGCAGTGTCAGAGAAAGTGAAGGGACTCCCTTTCAAGTTCAGATCAACCATATCGACGCAGTCGATATCCTTCCTTGTCGTGTTGTAGCAGTCGTAGGACATATCCATCTTCATCCGAGCCTGACCTAACGGCAGCGAGATGCCGAGCACCTCCACGTTCCGCAGGAGCAGGGTGGGCACGCCGTTCCCGGTGTCGTTGCAGCTCAGCTTGAAGCCGGTCATGGCGCAGCCGGGCTGACCGGCGATGCCGAACGGGAAAGGGATGTCTATCTCACCGCACTTCCTCTGGCAGGATGCTGCAACAGCGGCAAGACATGCCGCCATTGCTACGGTGAGACACAGTAAAGTGGCTACCATTGTGCGGCGCAATACTAGTGGTGGCATTAGCAGCGCCTGCATCATCCCTGTTGTTTTTTGGGTGGAAATGAGGGCTTCTAATAGCTAGCAGCTCTGCATAGTGCATACACCACTGGAACTAGACTGTAGTACTATATATACTGCATGGTTACCTTGACTTGGACTTGCCCTAGCTCAAAGTCGTCTTCACCTAATATTTAGGGCATCGAGTAGAGACTGCATGATTGAACCAACAAATATGCTAACTGCAGCGTTAATTTACTTCATCCTGCGGTGTTCACAGTATAACTGATAGTATGTACTTTTTCCTAGCTCTGAACATCTGCACCGCTGACCAAGATTCTCATTCGATTTAATGTGAAGCAAGCTAGATTGTCATTAATTAGCTTGATTCCTCGAGTGGTTTATATGTACCAACTAACAGCTCTCTGTCCTCTGCTTAATTAGTTCGATTAATTAGGACCACACTGAAGATGTCTAGCTATGCTTCACCtgagttgtttcaaaattttaaaacatcaactccaataaattaatgcattttATGACACAGTACAGTACCGGTGGTTGTGAACGGTTTACCATCCAGGGCATATATAACTTCGTAATATTCATTGAGAAAAATAAGAGAGCTGCATAGTAGAGAGGGATTGATACTATGTGGTGTGGTGTTAATTTTAAAAACGCGTTTAACATGCAGATGTTCACAATATAACTGATATATATGTACTTTTTCCTAGCTCTGAACATCTGCGCCGCGCGCTGACCAAGTTTCTCATTTCGATTCAATGTTGATATTTTGAATTGGTTTCACACATATTGTTCTGTTTAACATGCAAAAACCAATTCACATAACAATGTGACATATGTCATATGTCATTATCGGAATTTTTCCACATttgactactccctccgtttcacaatgtaactCATTGTAACattttcccacattcatatttatgttaatgaatctagacatataacatcaatatgaatgtgggaaatgcatGTAactcattctagcatttcccacattcatatttatgttaatatgtctagattcattaacatcaatataaatgtgaaaaatgttagaatgacttacattatgaaacggaggaagtatgtcaTTATCAGAATTTTTCCGTAATTTTTcttacatttattttttttttattattattggcCTTATATAACATTAATTATCAAATTTTTATGCTCTCCAAAAAACATTATATATGCATGAAAATAAACCCAAACAAAGGGAGAGCGTCACTTACACTAGGTAAACACATTTTTTTATGGAAAGCTCAACATAGAAATCATATgtagtagattaattaattggACTTGCATCAAGAGTAAACACAATTAAATGCTTAAAAACATCATTACATACTAGTCCAGAGACCCATAAGCCCTAAACAGCAAAGTTATAGTCTATGTGCACGAACACATTCAATCAGTTATATACGAGCTGTTCAAATCGTAAGATTATATTGAACAGTGAAAGGGACTTAAACACAAAGTGTTTAGTAAAACGTGGCCAATCGGGCGAAAACACCGTTCGGCTTTGATCATTTTCCGCTGGATCCCCATCCATGGACCGTAGACGGAATTCAATACTCGAGGCCAGCTAGGAATTTATGTTTTACTCCCTACATTTACTTTTGAGAGTTATTATTGGTaattttttgtgacaagttgataAGCACGATCACAACACCTACCGCCTTACGGTGATcttagagtcgccaaccaccgcAACCTAGCAAAAGCTAA
This window of the Oryza sativa Japonica Group chromosome 4, ASM3414082v1 genome carries:
- the LOC112936085 gene encoding wall-associated receptor kinase 2-like, with the protein product MVATLLCLTVAMAACLAAVAASCQRKCGEIDIPFPFGIAGQPGCAMTGFKLSCNDTGNGVPTLLLRNVEVLGISLPLGQARMKMDMSYDCYNTTRKDIDCVDMVDLNLKGSPFTFSDTANKFIVFGCRMLAYLGPGEQNDVGSNLTIGCAATCGIGDDLVSINSAGCSGIGCCQTNIPKGIRYYKVWFDGRFNTTDIYNWTRCAYAALVETSSFNFSTVYNSLSRFNDNLGSQPPFVVDWAIGNSTCEQAKTNSDSYMCISSNSVCLNSRNGPGYICNCQNGFEGNPYLNDSFGCQGIVIGMAAGFGILVLSLSVVLLIRKQRSDILKQQRKKYFRKNQGLLLQQLISSDERASDNTKIFSLEELKQATNNFDPTRVLGSGGHGMVYKGILSDQRVVAIKKPNIIREEEITQFINEVAILSQINHRHIVKLFGCCLETEVPLLVYDFVPNGSLNQIIHGATSNRESSLSWDDCLRIATEAAGALYYLHSAASVSVLHRDVKSSNILLDANYTAKVADFGASRLIPNDQTHVFTNIQGTFGYLDPEYYHTGHLNEKSDVYSFGVVLLELLLRRQPIFECESGTKKNLSIYFLYEIKGRPITEIVAPEVLEEATEDEINTVASIAQACLRLRGEERPTMKQVEMSLQSVRNKGFSSAGTSPESNHGMQPALSETYAWGTVMGARRPAVAGNKGERQAHGGLRWPTAARSGGGQRIRAHNPVEVPLARPA